In Arthrobacter alpinus, a single window of DNA contains:
- a CDS encoding RecQ family ATP-dependent DNA helicase encodes MTMHPAQGTSTAIPSGYPDGQGFDPNTKEQALEVLRALVGRQDAVFHDGQFEAIEALVDANRRALVVQRTGWGKSAVYFVASLLLRARGAGPTLIVSPLLALMRDQVAAAERAGVRAMAINSANATEWGEVSAALAADEVDVLLVSPERLTNPSFRENQLPSLIRRTGLLVVDEAHCISDWGHDFRPDYRRIADLIAQLPDSVPVLATTATANSRVVADIEEQLGTGVFTIRGPLARKSLRLGVLRLADSRDRLGWLLTHLAELPGSGIIYTLTVSAAEDTARLLAEAGHVVKAYTGRTDTMERESLEEALKNNQVKALVATSALGMGFDKPDLGFVVHLGAPSSPVAYYQQVGRAGRGSANADVLLLPGSEDAEIWRYFATASMPAQDKAMAVLTALGESPKPMSTPALEARVDLRRTPLELLLKVLAVDGAVRRVAGGWESTGQPWSYDEERYSRIAQARVDEQQSMIEYERMSGCRMEYLAAALDDSTAEPCGRCDNCAGRWFNAEVASAAAQAAGESLRHAGLPLDPRAMWPTGMDRLGVPIKGKLKADELVATGRALARLTDLGWGNALRSIFAQGTPDAPIDAAMAHAVVAVLREWGQGGWEGAGRPVAVVSMPSRTKPQLLQSFAQAICEIGRLPYLGEMSLEFGGPTGARGGNSAYRLAGVWERFSVGAELQASLAAGPAGPVLLLDDLVDSRWSLTVAGRALRQAGADQVLPLVLAQAG; translated from the coding sequence ATGACAATGCACCCAGCGCAAGGCACATCCACCGCCATACCGTCCGGATATCCGGACGGGCAGGGATTCGACCCCAACACCAAGGAACAGGCACTTGAGGTGCTGCGGGCACTGGTGGGGCGGCAGGACGCTGTATTCCACGATGGCCAGTTCGAAGCAATCGAGGCCCTCGTTGACGCCAACCGGCGAGCCTTGGTGGTCCAGCGAACCGGTTGGGGGAAGTCGGCCGTGTATTTCGTTGCATCATTGCTGCTGCGAGCCCGGGGCGCCGGCCCCACGCTGATCGTGTCGCCCTTGCTGGCTCTCATGCGAGACCAGGTCGCCGCCGCCGAACGCGCTGGTGTTCGAGCCATGGCCATTAACTCCGCCAATGCAACGGAGTGGGGTGAGGTGTCTGCCGCGCTGGCCGCTGATGAAGTAGATGTGCTGCTTGTCTCGCCCGAACGGCTCACAAATCCCTCCTTCCGCGAGAACCAGCTCCCCTCGTTGATACGCCGCACGGGTCTCCTGGTGGTTGATGAGGCTCACTGTATTTCGGACTGGGGCCACGATTTCCGCCCTGATTACCGCCGGATCGCCGATCTCATTGCGCAGCTTCCGGACTCGGTACCCGTGCTGGCCACCACCGCCACCGCCAATTCGCGCGTGGTTGCCGATATTGAGGAGCAATTGGGAACCGGCGTGTTCACGATTCGGGGACCGCTGGCGCGCAAGTCGCTGCGCTTGGGCGTCTTGCGGCTGGCTGATTCCCGCGATCGACTTGGCTGGCTGCTCACACACCTGGCGGAGCTGCCCGGCAGCGGCATTATCTATACGCTGACAGTCTCGGCCGCGGAGGATACCGCCCGGCTTCTGGCTGAGGCCGGACACGTGGTCAAGGCGTACACGGGACGCACCGACACCATGGAGCGTGAATCCTTGGAAGAAGCCCTCAAAAACAATCAGGTGAAGGCCTTGGTTGCCACAAGCGCCTTGGGCATGGGGTTCGACAAACCAGACCTGGGGTTCGTTGTTCACCTTGGTGCGCCGTCGTCCCCTGTGGCCTACTACCAACAGGTGGGTCGTGCGGGTCGTGGCAGTGCCAATGCTGACGTTTTGTTGTTGCCCGGCAGCGAAGACGCAGAGATCTGGCGTTATTTTGCCACAGCGTCGATGCCAGCCCAAGACAAGGCGATGGCCGTCCTGACCGCACTGGGCGAATCACCCAAACCCATGTCAACACCGGCCCTGGAGGCCCGCGTTGACCTTCGCCGCACGCCACTGGAGCTGTTGCTAAAAGTCCTCGCCGTGGACGGTGCCGTACGGCGGGTTGCCGGTGGATGGGAGTCCACAGGCCAGCCGTGGAGCTATGACGAGGAACGCTACAGTCGCATTGCCCAGGCCCGGGTGGATGAACAACAATCCATGATCGAATACGAGCGCATGTCAGGTTGCCGCATGGAATATCTGGCAGCCGCGCTGGACGATTCCACGGCCGAGCCCTGTGGTCGGTGCGACAACTGTGCCGGACGCTGGTTCAACGCGGAGGTCGCCTCGGCTGCTGCGCAGGCTGCGGGCGAGTCGCTTCGCCATGCAGGGCTGCCCCTTGACCCGCGGGCCATGTGGCCTACGGGGATGGACCGGCTTGGTGTGCCGATCAAGGGAAAGCTCAAAGCAGATGAGCTTGTGGCAACGGGCCGCGCCTTGGCCAGGCTCACCGATCTTGGGTGGGGCAATGCGTTGCGATCCATCTTTGCCCAGGGAACACCGGATGCGCCCATTGATGCGGCCATGGCCCACGCCGTGGTTGCGGTCCTGCGCGAATGGGGACAGGGCGGTTGGGAGGGTGCCGGTCGCCCGGTTGCCGTTGTGTCGATGCCGTCGCGCACCAAGCCCCAGCTCTTGCAATCTTTTGCGCAGGCCATCTGTGAGATTGGCCGGTTGCCGTATTTGGGGGAGATGTCCCTTGAATTTGGCGGACCCACCGGCGCACGAGGCGGCAACAGTGCCTACCGTCTCGCCGGAGTCTGGGAGCGGTTCTCCGTGGGGGCTGAACTTCAGGCCTCGCTTGCCGCAGGACCGGCCGGGCCGGTCCTGCTATTGGATGACCTCGTAGACAGCCGATGGTCACTCACAGTGGCGGGACGAGCGCTGCGCCAGGCCGGTGCCGATCAGGTCCTGCCGCTGGTGCTGGCACAAGCCGGCTAA
- a CDS encoding RrF2 family transcriptional regulator: MRINSFSDVSLRLLMVLCAAPGAELPTTRELAETVKTPYHHVSKAVLKLRQMGLVEAIRGRSGGVRITPEGRKATVGGVLRVLDDHADVAACQTVAGECPLIHGCGLRGALNHAREAFYASLDDVTVSSLAPQTQTGPVSVTLSTRPQG, from the coding sequence GTGCGCATTAACAGCTTTTCTGATGTGAGTCTGAGGCTCCTCATGGTTTTGTGTGCCGCGCCAGGTGCGGAGTTGCCTACCACGCGTGAGCTCGCCGAGACCGTGAAGACCCCTTACCACCATGTCAGCAAGGCCGTCCTGAAGTTGCGGCAGATGGGTCTGGTTGAAGCCATTCGTGGCCGTAGCGGCGGCGTGCGAATCACCCCCGAAGGCAGAAAAGCCACGGTGGGTGGTGTGTTGCGTGTTTTGGATGATCACGCCGACGTCGCCGCATGCCAAACCGTCGCCGGTGAATGTCCGCTAATCCACGGCTGCGGACTGCGCGGCGCACTCAATCATGCACGGGAAGCCTTTTACGCGTCGCTGGACGATGTGACTGTCAGCAGCCTGGCTCCCCAAACCCAGACCGGGCCCGTCTCCGTGACGTTAAGCACTCGCCCACAGGGCTAA
- a CDS encoding globin domain-containing protein — protein MLSEKSRPLIAATLPLVGSRLGAITPNFYNRMFAAHPELLNGLFSRANQNNGEQQKALAGSIAGFATALVANPDMIPEQLLSRIAHKHTSLGITEDQYQIVYKYLFEAIAEELADVITAEIAEAWTEVYWLMANALIKLEKGLYAIQANNKMWMPWTVIEKTPAGTDAMTFVLEPSDDTAVTIARPGQFVSVKVALPDGLLQCRQYSLSADVDSTTRRVFTTKRDDGGEVSPVLHRDIKVGDVVELSNPYGDVTLDGDGPVVFATAGIGCTPSASALRSLAANGANREVMVLHAERNLAAWALRDQMTTDVASIDGAQLQLWLEEPAEGFHKGFMSLEGLDLPANASMYVCGPLPFMKAIRNQAIEAGIPSAKIHYEVFGPDLWLAGTDA, from the coding sequence ATGCTTTCGGAAAAATCACGGCCCCTCATCGCCGCAACCCTCCCACTGGTGGGCTCACGGCTCGGCGCCATCACCCCGAACTTTTACAACCGGATGTTTGCCGCCCACCCCGAGCTCCTGAACGGCCTGTTCAGCCGTGCCAACCAAAACAACGGCGAGCAGCAGAAAGCCCTGGCCGGCTCCATTGCCGGCTTTGCCACCGCACTCGTGGCCAACCCAGACATGATTCCCGAACAGCTGCTCAGCCGAATTGCGCACAAACACACATCACTGGGCATCACCGAGGACCAGTACCAGATTGTTTACAAGTACCTCTTTGAAGCCATCGCCGAGGAACTCGCCGACGTCATCACCGCCGAGATTGCCGAGGCCTGGACGGAGGTCTACTGGCTCATGGCCAACGCCTTGATCAAGCTTGAAAAGGGCCTCTACGCCATCCAGGCCAATAACAAGATGTGGATGCCATGGACTGTTATCGAAAAGACTCCGGCGGGCACCGACGCCATGACCTTCGTCTTGGAACCGAGCGATGACACCGCCGTTACGATCGCACGGCCCGGCCAGTTTGTTTCCGTCAAGGTCGCCCTGCCGGACGGACTGTTGCAGTGCCGCCAATACTCGCTGTCCGCTGACGTGGATTCGACCACTCGTCGCGTTTTCACCACCAAGCGCGATGACGGTGGCGAGGTCTCACCAGTGCTGCACCGAGATATCAAGGTGGGGGACGTGGTCGAACTTTCCAATCCATACGGCGATGTGACCCTCGACGGCGACGGACCCGTGGTCTTTGCCACCGCAGGAATTGGTTGCACTCCCTCGGCCTCTGCCCTGCGATCCCTGGCCGCCAATGGCGCCAACCGTGAAGTCATGGTGCTGCACGCCGAAAGGAATCTGGCAGCCTGGGCCTTGCGCGATCAAATGACGACTGATGTTGCCTCGATTGACGGCGCGCAATTGCAGCTGTGGCTGGAAGAACCCGCGGAGGGCTTCCACAAGGGCTTCATGTCCTTGGAGGGCCTGGACCTCCCAGCCAATGCTTCCATGTACGTTTGCGGACCCCTGCCATTCATGAAGGCCATCCGCAATCAAGCCATTGAGGCGGGCATTCCCTCCGCGAAGATCCACTACGAGGTCTTCGGCCCGGATCTGTGGCTCGCCGGCACCGACGCGTAG
- a CDS encoding SDR family NAD(P)-dependent oxidoreductase, whose protein sequence is MSQDLATLTAVVTGGASGIGAAIAAKLQGMGAQVAILDLFPKDLPAGQLGFACDVSDDASVTAAIAGTVAAFGGVDIVVNNAGIGAIGSVEDNDDAEWARVWNINVVGMVRVSRAALPHLRKSSAGAIVNICSIAATAGLPQRALYSATKGAVLSLTQAMAADHLREGVRVNCVNPGTADTPWVGRLLSQADDPAAERAALNARQPHGRLVTAEEVAGAVAYLASPLSGSTSGTSIAVDGGMQALRLRPVEA, encoded by the coding sequence GTGAGCCAGGATCTAGCAACTCTTACAGCCGTGGTCACGGGCGGCGCATCAGGAATCGGCGCCGCCATCGCCGCCAAATTGCAGGGCATGGGCGCACAGGTTGCCATCCTTGATCTGTTTCCGAAGGATCTCCCCGCAGGTCAGCTCGGCTTTGCCTGTGACGTGTCCGACGACGCTTCCGTCACCGCCGCGATTGCCGGCACAGTTGCGGCCTTCGGCGGCGTGGACATTGTGGTCAACAACGCCGGCATTGGCGCGATCGGCTCCGTGGAAGATAATGACGATGCCGAGTGGGCCCGCGTCTGGAACATCAACGTGGTGGGCATGGTTCGCGTTTCCCGCGCCGCCCTGCCGCACCTGCGCAAGTCCTCTGCCGGAGCAATCGTGAACATCTGCTCCATCGCAGCTACCGCCGGCCTGCCGCAGCGGGCCCTATATTCGGCCACGAAGGGCGCCGTTCTCTCACTGACCCAAGCCATGGCTGCGGACCATCTGCGGGAGGGTGTTCGCGTCAACTGCGTCAACCCGGGCACGGCCGATACCCCGTGGGTTGGTCGACTTCTCTCTCAGGCGGACGATCCTGCGGCCGAACGCGCCGCCTTGAACGCCCGCCAGCCGCATGGCCGGCTGGTGACGGCAGAGGAAGTTGCGGGCGCCGTGGCCTACTTGGCCAGCCCGCTTTCCGGTTCCACCTCCGGGACATCAATTGCAGTAGACGGCGGAATGCAGGCCCTGCGTCTGCGCCCCGTGGAGGCTTAG
- a CDS encoding L-fuconate dehydratase, giving the protein MSTIIAVETSDVRFPTSRDLDGSDAMNPDPDYSAAYLRVVTDSGDGHEGHGFVFTIGRGNDVETAAIKALTPYLLGRNAEELLEDMGGTWRELAHDSQLRWLGPEKGVMHMAIGAVVNALWDLKSKRAGLPLWQLLATMSPEELVDLVDFRYLTDALTRDEALDILRTAESGREERTATLLAEGYPGYTTTPGWLGYTDEKLTRLAREAVASGFKQIKLKVGADLDDDVRRLRTARAAVGPDIKIAVDANQRWDVAEAIEWMSHLAPFDIAWIEEPTSPDDILGHAAIARGVAPIPVATGEHVQNRVMFKQMLQADALQVLQIDAARVAGVNENVAILLLAAKFGVRVCPHAGGVGLCEAVQHLSMFDFVAVSGKKEDRMIEFVDHLHEHFVTPIDVHDGCYWPPLSPGGGSEMHAASVAEYTFPDGAFWLADAAEQVATQKELV; this is encoded by the coding sequence GTGAGTACAATCATTGCCGTCGAGACCAGCGACGTCCGTTTTCCAACGTCGCGTGATCTAGATGGCTCTGACGCCATGAATCCGGACCCGGACTACTCGGCCGCGTATCTGCGGGTTGTGACGGATAGTGGCGATGGCCACGAGGGGCACGGCTTCGTCTTCACGATTGGCCGTGGAAATGATGTAGAAACGGCCGCGATCAAAGCGCTAACCCCTTACCTGCTGGGCCGCAATGCCGAGGAACTGCTCGAAGATATGGGTGGCACATGGCGCGAGCTGGCCCACGATTCCCAGCTCCGCTGGTTGGGGCCGGAAAAGGGTGTGATGCACATGGCCATCGGTGCCGTGGTCAATGCATTATGGGACCTCAAGTCCAAGCGTGCGGGATTGCCGCTGTGGCAGTTGCTGGCTACCATGAGCCCTGAGGAGCTCGTGGACCTGGTGGATTTCCGCTACCTGACCGATGCACTGACCCGCGACGAAGCGTTGGACATCCTGCGCACAGCCGAATCCGGACGCGAAGAGCGCACAGCCACCTTGCTGGCCGAGGGGTACCCCGGCTACACCACAACACCGGGCTGGTTGGGGTACACGGATGAGAAGCTGACCCGGCTGGCTCGTGAGGCTGTCGCCAGCGGCTTCAAGCAGATCAAGCTCAAGGTGGGTGCCGATCTGGACGACGACGTGCGCCGGTTGCGCACGGCGCGGGCGGCCGTGGGCCCCGATATCAAGATTGCCGTTGACGCCAACCAGCGCTGGGACGTGGCCGAGGCTATTGAGTGGATGAGCCACTTGGCTCCGTTCGACATCGCCTGGATCGAAGAGCCCACCAGCCCTGATGACATCTTGGGCCACGCAGCCATTGCCCGCGGTGTGGCACCCATCCCCGTGGCCACCGGCGAACACGTGCAAAACCGGGTGATGTTCAAGCAGATGCTGCAGGCCGATGCGCTACAGGTGCTGCAGATCGATGCAGCCCGCGTGGCCGGCGTGAATGAAAACGTGGCCATCTTGCTCCTTGCCGCCAAGTTCGGTGTCCGCGTCTGCCCACATGCTGGCGGTGTGGGACTCTGCGAGGCCGTCCAGCACCTGTCCATGTTTGACTTTGTGGCTGTGTCCGGAAAAAAAGAAGACCGCATGATTGAATTCGTTGACCACCTGCACGAACACTTCGTCACCCCGATCGACGTTCATGACGGCTGCTACTGGCCGCCGCTGAGTCCGGGAGGCGGCAGTGAGATGCATGCAGCCTCGGTAGCTGAATACACTTTCCCCGACGGCGCTTTCTGGTTGGCAGACGCTGCAGAACAGGTCGCAACACAGAAGGAATTGGTCTAG
- a CDS encoding fumarylacetoacetate hydrolase family protein, with protein MKIARLGEQGREIPVVIATDSTGTEISYDARPVTATIDGAFLAGGGIAALREAVNNGTLPVLENATQLRIGSPIARPNNVICIGMNYAAHAAESGALPPTIPVVFLKPNNTVAGPFDAAPIPPLSAKYDWEVELGVVIGREVSYLSTLAEAADAVAGYVIANDLSEREYQIPGAAGQWTKGKSLPKSTPLGPWLVPAGDVDENGLQLKSWVNGEPRQDSNTADLIFDVPTIIHHLSQYMVLEPGDVVLTGTPEGVALSGRFPYIQNGDIVEVEIDGLGRQRQEFFRTGTDTANTSAQEA; from the coding sequence ATGAAGATTGCACGCCTTGGTGAGCAGGGACGGGAAATTCCCGTTGTTATTGCCACCGACTCCACTGGTACTGAAATCAGCTATGACGCACGACCCGTCACGGCCACGATCGACGGCGCGTTCCTGGCCGGTGGCGGTATCGCCGCCCTGCGCGAAGCCGTGAACAACGGCACGCTTCCTGTTCTGGAAAACGCCACCCAGTTGCGTATTGGCTCCCCCATCGCCCGGCCCAACAATGTCATCTGCATCGGCATGAACTACGCCGCCCACGCGGCTGAGTCCGGAGCCCTGCCACCCACCATTCCGGTGGTTTTCCTCAAGCCGAACAACACCGTGGCCGGTCCCTTCGACGCCGCACCGATCCCGCCGTTGTCCGCCAAATACGACTGGGAGGTGGAGCTGGGCGTGGTCATTGGCCGAGAGGTCAGCTACCTGTCCACCCTCGCGGAGGCCGCCGACGCCGTGGCCGGTTACGTCATTGCCAATGATCTTTCCGAGCGCGAATACCAAATTCCTGGCGCCGCGGGCCAGTGGACCAAAGGCAAGTCCCTGCCCAAGTCCACGCCGCTGGGCCCGTGGTTGGTGCCCGCCGGCGACGTTGATGAGAACGGCCTCCAGCTCAAGAGCTGGGTCAATGGCGAACCGCGCCAGGACTCCAACACGGCCGATCTGATTTTTGACGTTCCCACGATCATTCACCATCTGAGCCAGTACATGGTTTTGGAGCCAGGGGATGTGGTGCTGACGGGCACTCCGGAAGGTGTCGCCCTCTCGGGGCGCTTCCCCTACATCCAGAACGGCGACATCGTGGAAGTTGAAATTGATGGGCTGGGACGCCAGCGCCAAGAATTCTTCCGTACAGGCACCGACACCGCCAACACCTCAGCACAGGAGGCCTAA
- a CDS encoding phosphomannomutase/phosphoglucomutase has protein sequence MTTEDFSPVNLSDSFKAYDVRGIVGDSITAASVQAVGAAFVEVLGLSGQTVLVGGDMRPSSPEFSQVFATGAANRGANVKLLGLISTDELYFASGVLNAAGVVFTASHNPAEYNGMKMTKAGAVPLSSETGLTEIRDLAQSYLNTGLPATTPGSEGTISEADVLKDYAEFLRSLVDLTSSRPLKIVVDAGNGMAGLTTPAVLGDALLPGLPFEIVPLYFELDGTFPNHPANPLEPANLVDLQAAVVQHGADLGLAFDGDADRCFVIDEQGAPVSPSAVTALVARREIARAKAGGEERPTVIHNLITSRAVPELIEHDGARAVRTRVGHSFIKATMAEEGAVFGGEHSAHYYFRDFFNADTGMLAAMHVLAALGEQDEPLSELGREYEPYVSSGEINSQLEDVPAAVTRVRDAYTRDDVTIDELDGLTFTAANGDWWFNLRASNTEPFLRLNAEAINTTTMTTMRDTVLDLIRQ, from the coding sequence GTGACTACTGAAGATTTTTCGCCGGTTAATTTGTCCGATTCTTTCAAGGCTTATGACGTTCGCGGGATCGTGGGCGATTCCATCACCGCTGCCTCGGTGCAGGCCGTGGGTGCCGCGTTCGTGGAAGTTCTGGGCCTGAGTGGGCAGACGGTACTGGTTGGTGGCGATATGCGCCCCTCCTCCCCCGAGTTCTCCCAAGTCTTCGCTACCGGCGCCGCCAACCGCGGCGCGAACGTGAAACTCTTAGGCCTGATCTCCACCGACGAGCTCTACTTCGCCTCCGGAGTACTCAACGCCGCCGGCGTGGTCTTCACCGCCAGCCACAACCCTGCCGAATACAACGGCATGAAAATGACCAAGGCCGGAGCGGTCCCGCTCTCCTCCGAGACCGGGCTCACCGAGATCCGCGATCTCGCCCAGTCCTACCTGAACACCGGCCTGCCCGCCACCACCCCCGGCAGCGAAGGGACCATCAGCGAGGCCGACGTCTTGAAGGACTACGCCGAATTCCTGCGTTCCCTCGTAGACCTCACCAGCTCACGCCCCCTGAAGATCGTGGTCGACGCCGGTAACGGCATGGCCGGCCTGACCACCCCGGCCGTCCTGGGCGACGCGCTCCTGCCCGGACTACCCTTTGAGATCGTCCCGCTGTACTTCGAGCTCGACGGGACCTTCCCCAATCACCCCGCGAACCCGCTGGAACCGGCCAACCTCGTAGACCTCCAAGCCGCCGTCGTCCAGCACGGCGCGGACCTGGGCCTGGCCTTCGACGGCGACGCCGATCGCTGCTTCGTCATCGACGAACAAGGCGCCCCCGTCTCCCCCTCGGCCGTTACCGCATTGGTGGCCCGCCGCGAGATCGCCCGGGCCAAAGCCGGTGGTGAAGAACGCCCCACCGTGATCCACAACCTCATCACCTCCCGCGCCGTGCCCGAGCTCATCGAGCACGACGGCGCACGCGCCGTGCGCACCCGCGTGGGCCACTCCTTCATCAAAGCCACCATGGCAGAAGAAGGCGCCGTCTTCGGCGGTGAACACTCCGCGCACTACTACTTCCGCGACTTCTTCAACGCAGACACCGGCATGCTCGCCGCCATGCACGTCCTGGCCGCCCTCGGCGAACAAGACGAACCGCTCTCCGAGCTGGGACGCGAATACGAGCCCTACGTCTCCAGCGGCGAGATCAACTCCCAACTCGAGGACGTCCCGGCCGCCGTGACCCGCGTCCGCGACGCCTACACCCGCGATGACGTCACGATCGATGAACTCGACGGCCTCACCTTCACCGCTGCCAACGGCGACTGGTGGTTCAACCTCCGCGCCTCCAACACCGAACCCTTCCTGCGCCTCAACGCCGAAGCCATCAACACCACCACCATGACCACAATGCGCGACACCGTCCTGGACCTCATCCGCCAGTAA
- a CDS encoding alpha-L-fucosidase, whose product MSTAPATQVAIPHAPWFTEDRLGMFVHWGLYSLAARHEWVMYRENMDAAEYSKYFDHFDPDLYDPSEWAAAAKSAGMKYVVLTTKHHDGFALWDSALTDYKATNTPCGQDLLTPYVAALREAGLKVGFYHSVIDWHHPDFTIDGNHAARNNPDWEELNKTRDGARYREYLHGQVRELLTNYGQIDYLFFDFSYPDEATANPDGEPKFRGKGAEDWGSVALMELIRELQPGIIVNDRLNVPGDFVTPEQYQPAGAMISGDKEVPWEACQTLNGSWGYDRDNLDYKSPEQLIHMLIDGVSKGGNLLLNVGPTGRGEIDPRARESLAGIGEWMRLHSRSIYGAGAAGMAAPQDARYTLRGNRLYLHLFAWPFQFVHLPGLAGKVRYAQLLNDASEIPFLVLDPGQAAGHMTPAGQAPGTLTLKLPVQRPRVAVPVIELFLHPESDLS is encoded by the coding sequence ATGTCAACAGCGCCCGCTACCCAGGTAGCCATCCCTCACGCGCCGTGGTTCACCGAAGATCGCCTCGGCATGTTTGTGCATTGGGGGCTGTATTCCTTGGCTGCCCGCCATGAATGGGTCATGTACCGGGAGAACATGGATGCGGCGGAGTACAGCAAGTATTTTGACCATTTTGACCCTGATCTTTACGACCCGAGCGAGTGGGCGGCCGCGGCGAAGAGCGCCGGCATGAAGTACGTGGTGCTGACCACCAAGCACCACGATGGCTTTGCGCTGTGGGATTCGGCGCTCACTGACTACAAGGCCACCAATACCCCTTGCGGCCAGGATCTGCTCACGCCGTATGTTGCGGCGTTGCGCGAGGCCGGGTTGAAGGTTGGTTTCTACCATTCGGTCATTGATTGGCACCACCCGGATTTCACGATTGACGGCAACCACGCCGCGCGGAACAACCCGGATTGGGAGGAACTGAACAAGACTCGCGACGGCGCCCGGTACCGTGAATACCTGCACGGCCAGGTGCGTGAGCTGCTCACCAATTATGGGCAGATCGACTACCTCTTCTTCGATTTCTCCTATCCGGATGAGGCTACTGCCAACCCCGACGGCGAACCCAAGTTCCGCGGCAAGGGCGCCGAAGATTGGGGTTCAGTGGCGCTGATGGAGCTGATCCGGGAACTGCAGCCGGGCATCATCGTCAATGACCGGCTCAACGTTCCCGGTGACTTTGTGACCCCGGAGCAATACCAGCCCGCCGGCGCCATGATCAGCGGCGACAAGGAAGTTCCTTGGGAGGCCTGCCAGACACTCAACGGCAGTTGGGGCTATGACCGGGACAACCTGGATTACAAGTCCCCGGAACAACTCATCCACATGCTCATTGACGGGGTCTCCAAGGGTGGCAACCTGCTCTTGAACGTCGGTCCCACGGGGCGGGGCGAGATTGATCCGCGCGCCCGTGAATCGTTGGCAGGCATTGGCGAGTGGATGCGCTTGCACAGCCGCTCCATTTACGGTGCCGGTGCTGCCGGGATGGCCGCGCCGCAGGACGCCCGCTACACGCTGCGCGGGAACCGCCTGTACCTGCACCTGTTTGCATGGCCATTTCAATTTGTCCACCTGCCCGGTTTGGCTGGCAAGGTTCGGTACGCGCAACTGCTCAACGACGCGTCCGAAATTCCCTTCCTCGTCCTTGATCCCGGACAGGCCGCCGGTCATATGACCCCTGCCGGTCAGGCGCCCGGTACGTTGACGCTGAAACTTCCCGTCCAGCGTCCACGCGTGGCCGTTCCGGTCATTGAACTTTTCCTGCACCCCGAAAGCGATTTGTCATGA